CAGGTCACAGAGTTTTACTTTGGGGATATAAAGAAACTGCACCGGCAGCCGCTTGCCCAGGCTTTCGAAGGAAACGCGCGTGCCCCCTGCCGTTGACGCAGGGCCTTTGTGCACAGCCCGCAATCATCGATGATCGATGGGAGACATCCGACATGTACCGCGCCCATTCAGCCTCGTTCAGTTCGTCACTTCCCCCTGCCCGCCTCCAGCATCAAGAACCGGAACATCCTTCGGCGATTAAACTGACGGCCAGAGAAAAAGAAGTGTTGCAGTGGAGTGCCATCGGCAAGTCGTCCTGGGAAATCGGCAGGATATTCAATTGCACCGAAG
This genomic interval from Pseudomonas putida contains the following:
- a CDS encoding response regulator transcription factor, with the translated sequence MYRAHSASFSSSLPPARLQHQEPEHPSAIKLTAREKEVLQWSAIGKSSWEIGRIFNCTEAGVNYHFANIRRKFGVSSRGCAVVKALELGLIELP